The nucleotide window GGTGGCAGCgttggtgatggtttgggcgaaggaggagagagaagaagaagaggactgaggttgaagaagaagcagaagctagaaaatcccagaagaacaataagaagaaaaaaaaagaagaaaaagaaatgaaaagaaaaaaaatgaattaacaaaaaaaatgggtaaattggtcatttcactttttttgagGGCCCACAtgtttgccacgtcagcaaacagacggaaCCGTTTgagattttggacggaagtatcacgttgatgtcaaaataggtttttgggtatcacattgatactttttagagttcaggtatcaaattggccttggcagcatagtttggggacgatgactgaatttttctctttacttTTAGTAAGGAAGAAGATCGATCTTAAAGTTTTCATGGGTACTTAGTCATCTGTATAGAATTTTAAGAATGTCCTCTCTATTTGTGATCATGAGGATTGGTAAATACTCAATTTTTCGGCATTGAAGAAATAGGACCAGATTATAAACGAAGGACCTCCACTGGCTCAATAGTAAGTCTCTACTAGTCATGTGTGCTTTTAATTGATAAATTGATTATAGCTGgaatcaaaaaatatatatatatatttgaatttagactttcttaatttatatgTGTCATTTTGGCGTATATATCATGCTAATTTTCTCTGAATCGTTCCAATTTTATTGGATGTTCCGAAAGGACAGAACCAAAATATATTGTACAACAAGAATTGGATAATACTTGAAAGTTGTGAGTCATCATCCATATGCCAATAAAACCCTTTTCTGCATGAGCCACGACAGGGTAGAAGTAGATGTAGATAAACTTGTGGCATTCATTtgccaaaagagaaaaagaaaatctattaattaatcataaaaatctTAATAACAAAGGTAATTAATTAAAACCTAATAATAACAATATCCATTTAGTAAAGTAATTACTATTGTTTTTCCTCATTGGGGTGAGTAGATAGAGCCCACAGATGAAGACGAGACGTTGGAAAAGGTAGGTAGAGTAATTTGGTTTTAAACAATTTCTCTCTttattgttcaaaaaaaaaaaaaaagtctctgtCTTTGATCCTCTATAATTGGAGTTAAGTTTCAACCTCATTCAATAGTAAGTCAAAAGGAAATATTCTGGGTCGtgtaaaaaaagtaaaaaagataATTACATTTTGAGTGcgtgaatagtgacataaataGAAGATTATATTAGTATTGATTAGAAAAAGTGAGGAGTATTCTACCCCTTCCTAGTCTCTCACTCTTGTCCTATAAATACACTGCATGCTTGGCGATCAGATCCCTCCTCTATCTTGCCGTACCCACCAAAACCctcctatctctctctctctctctctctctctctcagaaatCAAGTCTTGATGGCTAACGACAAGGGTCTGATCGTGAGTTTCGGGGAGATGCTGATCGACTTCGTGCCCACCGCTTCGGGCGTTTCGCTGGCCGAAGCCCCGGGGTTCTTGAAAGCCCCCGGTGGCGCCCCCGCCAACGTCGCCATCGCCGTGGCTCGGCTCGGCGGCCACGCCTCCTTCGTCGGCAAACTCGGCGACGACGAGTTCGGCCACATGCTTGCCGGAATCTTGAAGGAGAACGGCGTGACGGGAGACGGCATCCTGTTCGACCAGGGCGCGCGCACCGCTCTGGCCTTCGTGACCCTACGCGCCGACGGAGAGCGTGAGTTCATGTTCTACCGGAACCCCAGCGCCGATATGCTGCTCAAGCCCGAAGAGCTCAATTGCGAGCTCATCAGATCGGTAAGTCTAGTCTTTTTATCCCTCTTTGAATATGAACAGAATTGGTTGGTCGTTTGCTGACTTTACCGACACGTCAGTCGTAGGTCCCGATACTAGATCTGAATCGGTGAATATACACCCACGTGGGATCTTGCTTCATTTTTTCtcgttgttttatttttctctttttttattttattttatatatatatatatatatatatcatgatgACGGATGGATCAGTGTATGGTGCTTtgtcttctttttcatttttggttGGTTCCTACTTTCATGATGATGATTatgttgcaaaaaaaaaaaaaaaaagttcacatGATTGTAGGGTGCTGCTTGGCGGTGGGTCCCGCCGCTTGTGGATCTAATGTTTATTTCATTTCAAAACAAAACATCATGAAGATTaagattgtttttgtttgtttgtttttcttttactgTGGATTTGGGAGGGGAGTGGGGGATCTATTTGTTTGTGTCTTGTGTGTTTGGTTCAGATGGTGGGTTTTAATTTGACTAATGTTTGCCTCTGCTTACACCATATATCACGCCACCATTACTTTCAGACCACCACCAAAAACATGACgacgtttatttatttatttattttttacttgTTAAATTACATTCAGATGACTAGATTACAGAGCATGTATTAGCCAGTAAGTGACCTCATCAGTGCTTGGACTTTTTCTATACAAGCTGCTTTGTGCTTGGACGTCCAATCGAACGGTTTTTCTTCGTTCTTTTTGTAAATAACATTACTTTGTGGAGAAATTTTGTggagaaattcttaggtggggCTTCCCCACCACGTGGATATAGGACAAGCCAATCACAcatcagattttttttccttgttccGAAACTGCCCCTGCTTTTTTAAAGTGCAATACTTAAAAAACCGCCTTGCTGGGTTTGATTGGTCTATATCCACGTGGTGCGGATGCCCCACGCAATAAGTCTCTCTCTACTTTGTGATTCACATGATGGGTCATATGCACGGTTATTTTAATGCCAACTTGATAGGACAGTGTACTCCTCATCTCCAGCCTAGCAACCACATGCCGTGGGCCAATACAGTTTAATCCGTATACaagaattaaataaattaaatttaaaagaaaaattgttagGGTTGTTCACCTGTTCTTCAAAGAGTTGATTTTTTCATTGTTGTTTGATATATGTCGTTTGTGTATTATCTTACAGGCCAAAGTGTTCCACTATGGATCAATAAGCTTGATCGTGGAGCCATGCAGGTCGGCACATCTAAAGGCAATGGAGGTTGCCAAAGATGCCGGTGCCTTGCTCTCTTATGACCCGAACCTCCGGCTACCACTGTGGCCCTCACCTAAGGAGGCACGCGAGCAGATATTGAGTATATGGGAAAAGGCTGAAGTGATCAAGGTCAGCGATGTGGAGCTCGAGTTCCTCACAGGAAATGACAGTATTGATGATGAAAATGCACTGACTCTATGGCACTCTAACTTGAAGCTCCTCCTTGTCACTCTTGGTGAGAATGGTTGCAAATACTACACTAAGGTCAGCAGTACTATGCATACAGTTGTGCTTTTGAGTAAATCTGACTTTCAGTTGCTTGCTTGCATTCATTGCGCATTTGCGCATTAGGATTTAGGAGGGTAGGTGGTTCTTTGTCATAATTTTCTTTTGCTTGCAGTTGCGGGCAAAGGAGGTTGGATAGGGCCCCAATCTTAATAGTTATTGATtacaaaagccaaaaaaaaagggCGCGGTTTGCTGTGCCAAAAGTACTTTCACAATTAAAATTAGTTTTCTAGAACaataattctttaaaaaaaggGGGAGTAAATTTAGCATCATATTTTTCACTTTCATTTGATGAAGTTATATTGTTCTCAAGAGAGTAGAGAAGCATTGTTCTGATTCATTTCTTTTGCTGATAATCAAACATAGAATTTCCGTGGATCTGTGGAAGCTTTCCATGTAACTGCGGTTGATACTACTGGTGCTGGTGATGCATTTGTGGGTGCTCTTCTCACAAAGATTGTTGATGACCAATCCATTCTTGAGGTAAGTTAAGTGGTAGCTAGATAGATGGAGATATCACCTAGTTCATAATATATTTACAGGATGAATGTTGTTTTGTATTTGATTGCAGGATGAGCCAAGATTGAGGGAAGTACTCAAATTTGCAAATGCATGTGGAGCAATTACAACTACTAAGAAGGGAGCAATTCCTGCACTCCCCACTGGGTCTGAAGCCCTCGCCCTAATCAAAGGGGCATAGatccatttttgtttttcatccaTCTTTCTAGGGCTTTTGTTCTAAGCTTCTTTGCTTTTGATTGGAGAGTGTTTTTCCCTCAGTAATTCTTCTCTTCTTGCGTGTATTAACGGTAAACTTACCCCTCAAGCATCACTGAATAAaatatttactttttggctgCTATTACATTTTGTTTTTATAGCTTAAAGTAATTAGAGTTCTGTTTGGCCGATTGAGTACGCCAGTGTAATGTTGCAAATAGGTCGTTTAAGTTGGAGACTTTAGGTCTGCTATCAATTTATATGGACCCAATAGATGGAAAAATTTCTCGACAAAATGTAGTAACGAGGAAGAAAGTTTTCCAGTTCAAAATTCAACCAGAGAAGGTCTAAAGAGTTGTTCCCCTAAGCCATATGTACTCTTGGATCCTTAGTCCACTGCAACCTCAAAACACTCTCACTACACCACTATGATTATTTTTCTGCAGACTTCTCCTCTCTGTATCCCGCATCCACCCCCATAGCCCAAACTCATGCGCCTCCCAAACTGACAGGTCAAACCTACATGCTTGGAGGAATGAATCAATTTCTAGAAAAGGACCTCTCTCTTTGAAGTTCTGTTGGTATGTAGATCATGGAAGCCATTTTCTTGTTATAAACTTACAAGATCTGTGTGCGGTAACAATTAATAAACCTTTCAAATTAGCTAGCAAGCTTTAGTGAATGTGAATGTGCAAATGGTGACATTGAATTGAATGTAAATAGTCTGGAGGCCCCCTTCTCCTTCTGCCCTCGTAGGAAATTATTATAGTAAAGAATTTATCTGTGCAGTGTCAGTGtggagaaaaaagaaatgcatTGAATCACAGTTTGGAAGAGTTCAAGTTCTACGGAATGGGGAGTAAAATGCGTCCAAGGTGAGGTTGCAGATAGCCGCATCTTCGACTTATTAATgatgaaaaacaacaaaaggacCCTTGCTTCAAAATTGTATAGATGGTAATGGAGTAGCAAAGATAAAGTAGAAAAGTTTTGCTTCAATCCAGGGTTCCTACTAGTCGAATTACACTAGAATCAGAACTATTTCAATGACTGTGTCAAAGCCTCGGCTAAATCTAATAGATCGAGCAGATATGCAACGATGCTGTGCTAGTCTCCATTCCACATGTTAGTCCAGTCTCATTCTGAAGCATAAATACAGCAAGCAATGGATCTTGCATGACAAATTTCCATTACTAGTTTAACTCGACTTCAAAGGATTCCAGTATTCAAATGTCCTTGATTTAATATATTATTTCATTGTGTAAGATAATATTCTTCATCAAACTCCTttctgtaaaagtaaaatgagaattggaattagtctactcatttcatttcataactcctttatatagggagagaattacaatggaaagaacaattacaatggaaagaacaattacaatgatgacattaactactgattggttcgtaatccatgctgattgatgttaattggtaactgcttgattccctctccgtcaatcactttgacgaaggcacacaatatgtttttcctttaacactcccccttgtgccaagtcaaagatgaaatggtgcatgagttgttgcctcactaaaaaccttgccaagtaacaataaaaaccctgtgggacaaaaatacaccttggtcgaaggaaaagagcacaacgcaccttttacatttgagtatgacatgtgtgtgttagactccccctgacgtctacacctccccctgatacttacattaatctagggagcttggaaagtcttcgcattcctatgcttttcacacgtttctcaaatgtgtccttagacaatgatttggtgaacaaatctgctacattctcctcagaccttacttgattcatttgaatcttgaggagagtctgttgttgctgattgtaggatgATTTTGGCGATACGTGTTTtatgttatcacccttaatataacctagcttcatctgttcgatgcaagctgcattgtgttcgtaaatgcaagtaggctcttcagtggtagaactcaaaccactagtccctcgaatatgtgcaatgatagttcttaaccatacacactcaagaaccgcctcatgtagaacaatgatctctgagtggttcaaggaggtagccacaaaggtttgcttggttgatctccaagatatcg belongs to Rosa chinensis cultivar Old Blush chromosome 4, RchiOBHm-V2, whole genome shotgun sequence and includes:
- the LOC112200066 gene encoding probable fructokinase-4, with translation MANDKGLIVSFGEMLIDFVPTASGVSLAEAPGFLKAPGGAPANVAIAVARLGGHASFVGKLGDDEFGHMLAGILKENGVTGDGILFDQGARTALAFVTLRADGEREFMFYRNPSADMLLKPEELNCELIRSAKVFHYGSISLIVEPCRSAHLKAMEVAKDAGALLSYDPNLRLPLWPSPKEAREQILSIWEKAEVIKVSDVELEFLTGNDSIDDENALTLWHSNLKLLLVTLGENGCKYYTKNFRGSVEAFHVTAVDTTGAGDAFVGALLTKIVDDQSILEDEPRLREVLKFANACGAITTTKKGAIPALPTGSEALALIKGA